One genomic segment of Hymenobacter psoromatis includes these proteins:
- a CDS encoding formimidoylglutamase, whose protein sequence is MNLALYFDPLPEALTTPAAVPTSVGAYVTSFGETFPNWRAADLALIGLDEWRGTVAGAPAQHGANRVRERLYQLQKGNRPLRLVDLGNLRPGLTLEDTYQRLREIVAALLEANTVPLLLGGGHDLDYGQFLAYEALGQSINFAVVDAQPDMLRPNPGTPAEHSHLRRLLMHTPNFVFSCAHLGHQQYLTPPEILAAFEKLHFETMSVGELRRDHTRAEPALRQANFLSFDIAALRWQDAPGYYPASPFGLGNEDAAQLCWYAGHNEQLTSLGLYGYRPDHDPHGLAAATLATMLWYFMEGYYHRRPETGFGTYRFLTYTLVLPGKAHGEPSELVFYKSRRLDTDNKWWMEVESMADHSLKRIVPCTHQDYLQAAQGDLPQRWVRTQALLG, encoded by the coding sequence ATGAATCTGGCCCTCTATTTTGACCCGCTACCCGAGGCGCTGACTACCCCCGCCGCCGTGCCCACCAGCGTGGGAGCCTACGTAACCAGCTTTGGCGAAACCTTTCCCAACTGGCGCGCGGCCGACCTGGCACTCATTGGTCTCGATGAGTGGCGCGGCACGGTGGCCGGCGCGCCCGCCCAGCACGGGGCCAACCGCGTGCGCGAACGCCTCTACCAGCTCCAAAAAGGCAACCGCCCGCTACGGCTCGTGGACCTGGGCAACCTACGCCCCGGCCTCACCCTGGAAGACACCTACCAGCGCCTGCGCGAAATCGTGGCCGCGCTGCTCGAAGCCAATACGGTGCCGCTGCTGCTGGGTGGTGGCCACGACCTCGACTATGGCCAGTTTCTGGCGTATGAGGCGCTGGGCCAGTCCATTAACTTTGCCGTAGTTGACGCGCAGCCCGATATGCTACGGCCCAACCCCGGCACGCCGGCCGAGCACAGCCACTTGCGCCGCCTGCTCATGCACACGCCCAACTTCGTGTTTAGCTGCGCGCACCTGGGCCACCAACAGTACCTCACGCCGCCCGAAATCCTGGCCGCGTTCGAGAAGCTGCACTTCGAAACGATGAGCGTGGGCGAACTGCGCCGCGACCACACCCGTGCTGAGCCCGCCCTGCGCCAGGCCAATTTCTTGAGCTTCGACATCGCCGCTCTGCGCTGGCAGGACGCGCCCGGCTACTACCCCGCCAGCCCCTTTGGCCTGGGTAATGAAGATGCGGCGCAGCTCTGCTGGTACGCGGGCCACAACGAGCAGCTGACCTCCCTCGGCCTCTACGGCTACCGGCCCGACCACGACCCCCACGGCCTGGCCGCCGCCACGCTGGCCACCATGCTCTGGTATTTTATGGAGGGCTATTACCACCGGCGGCCCGAAACGGGCTTTGGTACCTACCGCTTCCTCACCTACACGCTGGTGCTACCCGGTAAAGCCCACGGCGAGCCCTCCGAGCTGGTCTTTTATAAATCGCGCCGCCTCGATACCGATAATAAATGGTGGATGGAAGTCGAAAGTATGGCCGACCATTCCCTCAAACGCATCGTGCCCTGCACCCACCAGGACTACCTGCAAGCGGCCCAGGGCGACCTGCCGCAGCGCTGGGTGCGCACCCAGGCGCTGTTGGGGTAG
- a CDS encoding cytochrome b5 domain-containing protein, protein MSEKNKAGNQEPGTANQELKTYTRSQLALRNGQDRDEIWVAYQGTIYDVARSRLWQRGNHYEHWAGQDLTHELDEDAPHLATVFDKFTIIGRLA, encoded by the coding sequence ATGAGTGAGAAAAATAAGGCTGGTAACCAAGAACCAGGAACTGCGAACCAGGAGTTGAAAACCTACACCCGCAGCCAATTGGCGCTGCGCAATGGGCAGGACCGCGATGAAATCTGGGTGGCCTACCAGGGTACTATTTATGATGTGGCCCGCTCGCGCCTCTGGCAGCGGGGTAACCACTACGAGCATTGGGCCGGCCAGGACCTGACCCACGAGCTGGACGAAGACGCGCCGCACCTGGCCACGGTATTTGATAAGTTTACCATTATTGGCCGTTTAGCATAG
- the murQ gene encoding N-acetylmuramic acid 6-phosphate etherase, with the protein MTTETASEYDNLETLPTAALLAGLNQLDQTVPLAVQKALPQVERLVEAVVARLRAGGRLFYIGAGTSGRLGVVDASECPPTFGVPAGLVVGIMAGGDGAIRQAVEGAEDNATQAWVDLQAFNANEKDVLVGIAASGRTPYVVGGLQAARAAGLATGCVVCNAGSVVAAACEFPVEVVTGPEFVTGSTRLKAGTAQKLVLNMLTTATFIRLGRVRGNKMVDMQLSNDKLVARGQRMLMDELAIPAAAAAALLRQHGSVRAALAAHTS; encoded by the coding sequence ATGACCACTGAAACCGCTTCCGAGTACGATAACCTCGAAACCCTACCCACGGCTGCCCTGCTGGCCGGCCTGAACCAGCTCGACCAGACCGTGCCGCTGGCCGTGCAAAAGGCCCTACCCCAGGTCGAGCGGCTGGTGGAAGCCGTGGTGGCCCGGCTGCGGGCCGGCGGGCGGCTCTTCTACATTGGGGCGGGTACCAGCGGCCGGCTGGGGGTAGTGGATGCTTCAGAATGCCCGCCCACGTTCGGAGTACCCGCCGGGCTGGTGGTGGGCATTATGGCTGGCGGCGACGGGGCCATTCGCCAGGCCGTGGAGGGTGCGGAGGACAACGCTACGCAGGCGTGGGTTGATTTACAAGCATTTAACGCTAATGAGAAGGACGTTTTGGTGGGTATCGCCGCCTCGGGGCGTACGCCCTACGTGGTGGGCGGCCTGCAAGCGGCGCGGGCGGCCGGGCTGGCCACCGGCTGCGTGGTCTGCAACGCAGGTTCGGTGGTAGCGGCGGCCTGCGAGTTTCCGGTGGAAGTCGTGACCGGCCCCGAGTTTGTCACGGGCAGCACCCGCCTCAAGGCCGGTACTGCCCAAAAGCTGGTGCTCAATATGTTGACCACGGCCACCTTTATCCGGCTGGGCCGCGTGCGGGGCAATAAAATGGTGGATATGCAGCTCAGCAACGACAAGCTCGTGGCGCGCGGCCAGCGAATGCTGATGGATGAGCTAGCCATTCCAGCCGCCGCGGCCGCCGCGCTGCTCCGGCAGCACGGCTCGGTGCGGGCGGCTCTGGCAGCCCATACTTCATAA
- the der gene encoding ribosome biogenesis GTPase Der encodes MNTIAIVGRPNVGKSTLFNRLVGRRQAIMDNQSGVTRDRHYGYGDWTGHNFTVIDTGGYVHNSDDIFESEINRQVKLAIDEADVILFMVDADAGMQGLDEEFAEVLRRYISKKPIYLVANKADTNLRAQGSGEFYALGLGDTEVFAISSANGSGTGELLDAVVSHFDEVGEEEPNAGLPRIAILGRPNVGKSSFVNLLLGEERSIVTDIAGTTRDAIEAKYSAFGHEFMLVDTAGLRRKARVNEDVEFYSNMRTLRAMEASDVCVVMLDASRSIEAQDVSIIALADKNRKGIVILVNKWDLIEGKETNTARDFEAKIMEKIAPIAYPPVLFVSVLNKQRVHKALEVIMEVYANKRKKIPTSQLNDVMLKEIEKYPPPIQKGKMVRIKYATQLPTHNPVFAFFCNLPQYIPDSYARYLENRLREHFDFTGVPIGLAFRKK; translated from the coding sequence ATGAATACCATTGCAATAGTGGGCCGCCCCAACGTGGGCAAGTCCACCCTCTTTAACCGCTTGGTGGGCCGCCGCCAGGCCATTATGGACAACCAGAGCGGGGTGACCCGCGACCGTCATTACGGCTACGGCGACTGGACGGGCCACAACTTCACCGTGATTGACACGGGTGGCTACGTGCACAACTCGGACGATATTTTCGAGAGCGAAATCAACCGCCAAGTGAAGCTGGCTATCGACGAGGCCGACGTTATCCTGTTCATGGTTGATGCCGACGCTGGTATGCAGGGCCTCGACGAAGAATTTGCTGAAGTGCTACGCCGCTACATCAGCAAAAAGCCCATTTACCTGGTTGCTAATAAGGCCGATACCAACTTGCGGGCCCAAGGCTCGGGTGAATTTTACGCCCTGGGCCTCGGCGATACAGAAGTATTCGCCATTAGCTCAGCGAATGGCTCGGGCACCGGCGAATTGCTGGATGCCGTTGTCAGCCACTTCGACGAAGTAGGAGAGGAAGAGCCCAATGCCGGCCTGCCGCGCATTGCCATTCTTGGCCGCCCCAACGTGGGTAAGTCGTCGTTTGTCAACTTGTTGCTGGGCGAAGAGCGTAGCATCGTAACCGACATTGCCGGTACCACCCGCGACGCTATCGAGGCTAAATACAGCGCTTTCGGCCATGAGTTTATGCTGGTCGATACGGCTGGCCTGCGCCGCAAAGCGCGGGTGAACGAGGACGTCGAATTTTACTCCAACATGCGTACCCTGCGCGCTATGGAGGCCAGCGACGTGTGCGTGGTCATGCTCGATGCCAGCCGCAGCATTGAAGCCCAGGACGTGAGCATCATCGCCCTGGCCGACAAGAACCGCAAGGGCATCGTTATCCTGGTGAATAAGTGGGACTTAATCGAGGGCAAGGAGACGAATACGGCCCGTGATTTTGAAGCCAAAATCATGGAGAAAATCGCGCCCATCGCCTACCCCCCCGTTTTGTTCGTGTCGGTGCTCAATAAGCAGCGGGTGCACAAAGCGCTGGAAGTCATCATGGAAGTGTATGCGAACAAGCGCAAGAAAATCCCGACTTCCCAGCTCAACGACGTGATGCTGAAGGAGATTGAGAAGTACCCGCCGCCCATTCAGAAGGGCAAGATGGTGCGCATCAAGTACGCTACGCAGCTACCCACGCACAACCCAGTGTTTGCTTTCTTCTGCAACCTGCCGCAGTATATCCCCGATTCTTACGCCCGCTACCTCGAAAACCGGCTGCGCGAGCACTTCGACTTTACGGGCGTACCCATTGGCCTAGCCTTCCGCAAAAAATAA
- the era gene encoding GTPase Era, whose amino-acid sequence MSPEPTPHRAGFVSIIGKPNVGKSTLMNALVGERLSIVTSKAQTTRHRILGILNGADFQLVYSDTPGIIQPKYELHNAMMAFVYSSLEDADVILFVTDIYEKHDEEPVVERLRNTVDTPIYILVNKIDQADQAEVEAKLAYWKEQLPNATDVLPISALNSFGTERVLQLALASLPIHPPYYPKDELTDKPERFFAAEMVREKIFKLYKKEVPYSCEVTIEEFKEDDDIIRIRGVIYVERNSQKGIIIGAKGEALKKVGTWAREEMEKFFRKKVFLELFVKVNENWRTDAKALARFGYQ is encoded by the coding sequence GTGAGTCCCGAACCTACGCCGCATCGCGCCGGCTTTGTCAGCATCATTGGCAAGCCCAACGTGGGCAAATCTACGCTGATGAATGCGCTTGTGGGCGAGCGCCTGAGCATCGTTACGAGCAAGGCCCAAACCACGCGCCACCGCATCCTGGGCATTCTCAACGGCGCTGATTTTCAGCTGGTTTACTCCGATACGCCCGGCATTATTCAGCCCAAATACGAGCTGCACAACGCCATGATGGCCTTCGTGTACTCGTCGCTGGAGGATGCAGACGTGATTTTATTCGTCACCGACATCTACGAAAAGCACGACGAAGAACCCGTGGTGGAACGCCTGCGCAATACTGTGGACACGCCCATCTACATCTTGGTCAATAAGATAGACCAGGCTGACCAAGCCGAAGTAGAAGCCAAGCTCGCCTACTGGAAAGAGCAGCTGCCCAACGCCACCGACGTGCTGCCCATTTCGGCCCTCAACTCCTTCGGCACCGAGCGCGTGTTGCAGCTGGCCCTGGCCAGCCTGCCCATTCACCCGCCCTACTACCCCAAAGACGAGCTGACCGATAAGCCCGAGCGCTTTTTTGCCGCCGAAATGGTACGTGAGAAAATCTTCAAGCTCTATAAAAAAGAGGTGCCATACAGTTGCGAAGTCACCATCGAAGAGTTTAAGGAAGACGACGATATTATCCGCATCCGGGGCGTGATTTACGTGGAGCGCAATAGCCAGAAGGGTATCATCATTGGGGCTAAGGGTGAGGCGCTGAAGAAGGTCGGCACCTGGGCGCGGGAGGAAATGGAGAAATTCTTCCGGAAAAAAGTGTTCCTGGAATTGTTCGTGAAAGTGAACGAGAACTGGCGCACCGATGCCAAAGCGCTCGCCCGCTTCGGCTACCAATAG
- the hemH gene encoding ferrochelatase — MPTPSRRIGLLLVNLGTPDSPQTSDVRRYLNEFLTDGRVVDMPAAVRYPLFRGLIVPLRAPKSAKIYQELWDAERGSPLLFHGLDLKAAVQQALGEEYVVAFGMRYQKPSIETALEELRAAAVDRIIVLPLFPQYAAASTGSVQEKVMDIVKDWWIVPSINFISQFATEPGFIASIVARGRAAMAERSFDHVVLSYHGIPERHVKKGDPTNYCQFGACCNSLTPANQYCYRAQCFATSRLVAAGLGLRDDQYTVTFQSRLQSRLRDPWLKPYTDEVLKEFPAKGIKSVLAFSPAFVADCLETTIEVGMEFRELFEENGGEHWQLVPSLNSEPQWIEAVANMVRRS, encoded by the coding sequence ATGCCTACCCCCTCCCGCCGCATTGGCCTACTATTGGTGAACCTCGGCACGCCCGACTCGCCCCAAACCAGCGACGTGCGCCGCTACCTTAATGAGTTTCTGACTGACGGCCGCGTGGTAGACATGCCGGCCGCCGTGCGCTACCCCCTCTTTCGGGGGCTGATAGTGCCGCTACGGGCCCCCAAATCGGCCAAAATATACCAGGAGCTGTGGGATGCCGAGCGCGGCTCACCGCTGCTTTTCCACGGCCTCGACCTGAAAGCCGCGGTGCAGCAGGCGCTGGGCGAGGAGTACGTGGTGGCCTTCGGGATGCGCTACCAGAAGCCCAGCATCGAGACGGCGCTGGAAGAGCTGCGCGCTGCGGCCGTGGACCGCATCATCGTCCTACCCCTGTTTCCGCAGTACGCGGCGGCCAGCACGGGCTCGGTCCAGGAGAAGGTGATGGATATTGTAAAAGACTGGTGGATAGTACCCAGCATTAACTTTATCAGCCAGTTTGCTACGGAGCCGGGCTTCATTGCCAGCATTGTGGCGCGGGGCCGGGCCGCGATGGCCGAGCGCTCGTTTGACCACGTAGTACTGAGCTACCACGGCATTCCAGAGCGGCATGTGAAGAAGGGCGACCCCACCAACTACTGCCAGTTTGGGGCGTGCTGCAACTCGCTGACGCCGGCCAACCAATATTGCTACCGAGCGCAGTGTTTTGCCACCTCGCGGCTAGTGGCGGCGGGCCTGGGCCTGCGCGACGACCAGTACACGGTGACGTTTCAGAGCCGCCTGCAAAGCCGCCTGCGTGACCCCTGGCTGAAACCTTACACTGACGAGGTGCTCAAGGAATTTCCGGCCAAAGGCATTAAGAGCGTACTGGCCTTTTCACCGGCTTTTGTGGCCGACTGCCTCGAAACGACTATCGAAGTCGGGATGGAATTCCGCGAATTGTTCGAGGAAAACGGCGGTGAGCATTGGCAGCTGGTGCCCTCGCTCAACTCGGAGCCGCAATGGATAGAAGCTGTGGCCAATATGGTCCGGCGTTCCTAG
- a CDS encoding PRC-barrel domain-containing protein — MNPPLLRRLRDLPTFEMVPGDPDPRGWVVRGRDGLPLGTVHELLVDPAARRVLYLDVELAAGLPGLPLPAPHADQHILLPLTAVNLDTEGSSVFVTALSQATVHAYPLFLDFILPAEFEAAMRQALEITGS, encoded by the coding sequence ATGAACCCTCCCCTGCTACGTCGCCTGCGTGACCTGCCCACCTTCGAAATGGTGCCCGGCGACCCCGACCCGCGCGGCTGGGTCGTGCGCGGCCGCGACGGTCTACCCCTCGGCACGGTGCACGAACTGCTGGTTGACCCCGCCGCCCGGCGCGTGTTGTACCTCGACGTGGAGCTAGCCGCTGGCTTGCCCGGCCTGCCGCTGCCCGCGCCCCACGCCGACCAGCACATCCTGCTGCCGTTGACTGCCGTCAACCTCGACACAGAGGGTAGCAGCGTGTTCGTCACGGCCCTTAGCCAAGCTACCGTGCATGCCTACCCGCTATTCTTGGACTTCATTCTGCCCGCCGAGTTTGAGGCCGCCATGCGCCAAGCGTTGGAGATTACTGGTTCCTGA
- a CDS encoding DUF2157 domain-containing protein, which yields MAIPTARLLARLVADDLLPPAQAAAIADDERTRPFSLHYELRALLYVGSVLLVGGLGVLIYENRDSLGQEAITALIALLMVASFTYAARHRPAFTWGEAPRTRIAADYLLLLGCLLFLVLEGYVQYAYGVFGTRYGLVTLLPAVLFFALAYRYDHRGVLSMAVTALAAWVGVSVAPLAVFQNTDYLQAILSRPALGLGLALVAAGLASERWQRKAHFAYTYLLLGSNLALLSATSLFFERTGLAAVSCWLLVLGICAGLVWYARRTQSYLFLLLAVGYSYVVGTVGLYRLLQAGQLEDLLFGLGALYFPLTLGALVLFFVKIKKILRLK from the coding sequence ATGGCGATTCCTACCGCCCGCTTACTAGCCCGGCTCGTGGCCGACGACCTGCTACCCCCCGCCCAGGCCGCTGCCATCGCCGACGATGAACGTACCCGGCCCTTCTCGCTGCACTACGAGCTGCGGGCGCTGCTTTATGTGGGTAGCGTGCTGCTAGTGGGCGGCCTGGGCGTGCTCATCTACGAAAACCGCGATAGTCTGGGGCAGGAAGCTATTACGGCCCTCATCGCCCTGCTGATGGTAGCCAGCTTTACCTACGCGGCGCGGCACCGGCCGGCTTTTACCTGGGGCGAGGCCCCACGCACGCGTATCGCCGCCGACTACCTGCTGCTGCTCGGCTGCCTCTTGTTTTTAGTGCTAGAGGGCTACGTGCAGTACGCCTACGGCGTGTTTGGCACCCGCTACGGGCTGGTGACGCTACTACCAGCCGTGCTGTTTTTTGCCCTGGCCTACCGCTACGACCACCGGGGCGTGCTCAGCATGGCCGTTACGGCGCTGGCCGCCTGGGTAGGGGTAAGCGTGGCCCCGCTGGCGGTATTTCAGAACACCGATTATCTTCAGGCCATCCTCAGCCGGCCGGCGCTGGGGCTGGGCCTGGCGCTGGTGGCCGCCGGGCTGGCCTCGGAGCGCTGGCAGCGCAAGGCGCATTTTGCTTATACGTATTTGCTGCTGGGTAGCAATCTGGCGCTGCTATCGGCCACCAGCCTATTTTTTGAGCGTACGGGGCTGGCAGCTGTTAGCTGCTGGCTGCTGGTACTGGGTATTTGCGCGGGACTGGTCTGGTATGCCCGGCGTACGCAGTCGTATTTATTTTTGCTACTAGCTGTGGGCTACAGCTACGTGGTGGGCACGGTAGGCCTGTATAGGTTGCTGCAAGCCGGGCAGTTGGAGGATTTACTGTTTGGCTTAGGCGCGCTCTACTTTCCGCTCACGCTCGGCGCGCTGGTGCTGTTTTTTGTCAAAATTAAAAAAATCCTGCGTCTCAAATGA
- the uvrA gene encoding excinuclease ABC subunit UvrA: MSDNSALQVAAPAHDEIDLLDPRQFIVIKNARVHNLKNLSVALPRNKFIVVTGLSGSGKSSLAFDTLYAEGQRMYVESLSSYARQFLGRMDKPDVDYIRGISPAIAIEQKVSIKNNRSTVGTSTEIYDYLKLLFARVGRTFSPISGEQVRKDSVADVVDYLFSLPPDTRVTILAPLLRTEPDRPMSKELDLLLQKGYGRVVLASGENAFIEDLVGEGKPEITGDVFILIDRAAVQPDDEDLQFRLSDSVQTAFFEGHGTCLVKLDDETRMFSDKFELDGEVFEEPSVNFFSFNNSYGACHTCEGFGSVLGIDEDLVIPDKSMTVYEGAIAPWRTEKQGEWLKPLLKNGIRFDFPIHRPYNDLNAAEQRLLWTGNKYFEGLDAYFKWVSEQTHKIQYRVLQSRYRGRTVCPDCRGTRLRKDAQYVKIDGRSITDLVLLPISEALTFFSTLSLSEHDMAVADRLLAEITNRLGYLDRVGLGYLTLNRLSNTLSGGESQRISLATSLGSALVGSMYVLDEPSIGLHPKDAEQLIGVLRSLQEMGNTVVVVEHEEKMMAAADQIIDIGPEAGSGGGHLMFQGTFPELMRDTETYTGKYLSGLLEVAVPTTRRPWRNALELTGARENNLKNVTVKIPLGVMTVVTGVSGSGKSTLIRRILAPALMKMLGGGAGETTGKFDRLLGVNGQVTHVEFVDQNPIGKSSRSNPVTYVKAYDTIRTLFSEQPLAKARGYKPSHFSFNVEGGRCEVCQGEGQVKIEMQFMADIYLTCESCGGHKFKQDILEVKFQDKNIYEVLDLTVEDAVEFFKGQPKVAERLRPLLDVGLGYIRLGQSANTLSGGEAQRVKLASFLTKGATLQQDKILFIFDEPSTGLHFHDIAKLLSALNALVEQGNSVLIIEHNVDIIKCADWLIDLGPEGGINGGHLLFEGTPEQLVKLKDTNHTARFLADKVAG, translated from the coding sequence ATGTCCGACAATTCCGCTCTGCAAGTGGCCGCCCCGGCCCACGACGAAATCGACCTCCTCGACCCGCGCCAGTTTATTGTTATTAAAAACGCTAGGGTCCATAATCTGAAAAACCTAAGCGTAGCGCTGCCCCGCAACAAGTTTATCGTGGTCACCGGCCTCTCGGGCTCGGGCAAGTCGAGCCTGGCGTTTGATACCTTGTATGCTGAGGGTCAGCGTATGTACGTGGAAAGCCTGAGCAGCTACGCCCGCCAGTTTCTGGGCCGCATGGACAAGCCCGACGTGGACTACATCCGGGGTATTTCGCCGGCTATCGCCATCGAGCAGAAGGTCAGTATCAAGAACAACCGCTCGACGGTGGGCACCAGCACTGAGATTTACGACTACCTCAAGTTGCTGTTTGCGCGGGTGGGCCGCACGTTTTCGCCCATCAGCGGCGAGCAGGTGCGCAAAGATTCGGTGGCCGATGTGGTCGATTATTTATTCTCCCTACCCCCCGATACGCGGGTGACGATACTGGCCCCGCTGCTGCGCACCGAGCCCGACCGCCCCATGAGCAAGGAGCTGGATTTGCTGCTGCAAAAAGGCTACGGCCGCGTGGTGCTGGCCAGCGGTGAGAATGCGTTTATCGAGGACCTTGTGGGCGAAGGCAAGCCCGAAATAACGGGCGACGTGTTCATCCTCATCGACCGCGCCGCCGTGCAGCCGGATGACGAAGACCTGCAATTCCGCCTCTCCGACTCGGTGCAGACCGCCTTTTTTGAGGGCCACGGCACCTGCCTTGTGAAGCTGGATGACGAGACACGCATGTTCTCCGATAAGTTTGAGCTGGACGGCGAAGTGTTCGAAGAGCCGAGCGTTAACTTCTTCTCTTTCAATAACTCCTACGGCGCCTGCCACACCTGCGAGGGCTTTGGCTCGGTGCTGGGTATTGACGAGGATTTGGTGATTCCCGACAAAAGTATGACGGTGTATGAGGGCGCGATTGCGCCCTGGCGCACCGAAAAGCAGGGCGAGTGGCTGAAGCCGCTGCTGAAGAACGGCATCCGGTTCGACTTCCCCATTCACCGCCCCTACAACGACCTGAACGCCGCCGAGCAGCGCCTGCTGTGGACTGGTAATAAGTATTTTGAGGGCCTGGACGCCTACTTTAAGTGGGTAAGCGAGCAGACCCACAAAATTCAGTACCGCGTGCTGCAAAGCCGATACCGGGGCCGCACCGTGTGCCCCGACTGCCGCGGCACGCGTCTGCGCAAAGACGCGCAGTACGTGAAAATCGACGGCCGCAGCATCACCGATTTGGTGCTCCTACCCATCTCCGAGGCGCTCACGTTCTTCTCCACCCTGAGCCTGAGCGAGCACGATATGGCGGTAGCCGACCGCCTGCTGGCCGAAATCACCAACCGCCTGGGCTACCTGGATAGGGTAGGGCTGGGATACCTGACTCTCAATCGCTTAAGTAACACGCTGAGCGGTGGCGAGAGCCAGCGCATTTCGCTGGCTACGTCGCTGGGCTCGGCGCTGGTGGGCTCGATGTACGTGCTCGATGAGCCCAGCATTGGCTTGCATCCTAAGGATGCCGAGCAGCTGATTGGTGTGCTGCGCTCGCTGCAAGAAATGGGCAATACGGTAGTGGTGGTGGAGCACGAAGAGAAGATGATGGCGGCCGCCGACCAGATTATCGACATCGGCCCTGAGGCCGGCAGCGGCGGCGGTCACCTCATGTTTCAGGGCACTTTCCCGGAGCTGATGCGGGATACCGAAACCTACACCGGTAAGTACCTGAGCGGGCTGCTCGAAGTGGCGGTGCCCACTACCCGCCGACCCTGGCGCAACGCGCTGGAACTGACCGGTGCGCGCGAAAATAACCTCAAGAATGTGACCGTCAAGATTCCGTTGGGCGTGATGACGGTGGTCACCGGCGTATCGGGCTCGGGTAAATCGACGCTCATCCGGCGCATTCTGGCCCCAGCGCTCATGAAGATGCTGGGCGGCGGCGCGGGCGAAACCACCGGTAAGTTTGACCGCCTGCTGGGCGTGAACGGCCAGGTAACGCACGTCGAGTTCGTGGACCAAAATCCCATTGGCAAGTCGTCGCGCTCGAATCCGGTGACGTATGTAAAGGCCTACGACACCATTCGGACGCTATTTTCGGAGCAGCCGCTGGCCAAGGCGCGGGGCTATAAACCGTCGCACTTCTCGTTCAACGTGGAGGGCGGGCGCTGTGAGGTGTGCCAAGGCGAGGGCCAAGTCAAAATCGAGATGCAGTTCATGGCCGACATCTACCTGACCTGCGAGAGCTGCGGCGGCCACAAGTTCAAGCAGGACATTCTGGAAGTCAAATTTCAGGACAAGAACATTTACGAGGTGCTCGACCTGACGGTGGAAGACGCCGTGGAGTTCTTTAAAGGCCAGCCCAAAGTAGCCGAGCGTCTGCGCCCACTATTGGATGTAGGCCTAGGCTACATCCGCCTCGGGCAGTCGGCCAATACGCTCAGCGGCGGCGAGGCTCAGCGCGTGAAGCTGGCCAGTTTCCTCACCAAAGGCGCTACGCTCCAGCAGGATAAGATTCTATTTATCTTCGATGAGCCGAGCACCGGCCTGCACTTCCACGACATTGCCAAACTGCTTTCGGCCCTGAACGCGCTAGTGGAGCAGGGCAATTCGGTGCTCATCATTGAGCACAACGTGGACATCATCAAGTGCGCCGACTGGCTCATCGACCTCGGCCCCGAGGGCGGCATCAACGGCGGGCA